A stretch of DNA from Acidobacteriota bacterium:
TGGGCAATCGCGCGCTCGTGCTGGCCGGTGCTGCTCAGCGCCAGACCCGCAGGCAAGTTGGTCGCATTGTCATCGCGAGGGTAATCCTGCGCCCACGCTTCCAGCGTCTGGAGTTCCCGTTCCATGTTACCGGTGACGTCGCGGTGGTACAGCGTGTCGATGTAGTAGCGTTCGACGTTGCTGGCTCGATGGCGAAGTTCGTACGCCCTGAGCAGGCTCTGCCGCGCCAGCGCCGATTCACCCACGGCACTGAAGCGGAATCCCAGGTGCGCGTGCGCCATGGCAAATTCCGGATCGAGTTCGATCGCGCGCTGGAGCAACGGTATGCGCCGCGATCCGTTCACCGCCATCCCCGCGCTATAGGCTTTCAGTGCGTCGAGGGAGGTGGTCGTGGCTTCCTCGAGCGGCATCGAATGCTCTTCGATGGTGGCGAGCGATTCGCCAACGCGCGTTCGGAATTGCGTGGCAATGACGCTGAGCGTGCCCAACACATCTTCTTTCTTTGCCGCCTGCGCCTGCTCGTTGGCCAGGATGTCGCCGCTCGTGCAGCTGGTCGCGCGGAGACCCAGGACGTACTGGCTGCCGAGCATCGCGATCGACCCTTCCAGCACGGCGGCGCTGGCCGTCCTCACGCACACACCGAGCGCCAGCTGAGGAGTCAATCTCGCGTCGGCCGACTGGTTCATCAGAAGCAGCGTTCTGCGGACGCGCTCGGTCGAGATCAGGCGGAGGAACGGCGACTGCTGAAGCTGCACGGCCAGTCCCTGTCGCAGCGTTTCATCGAAGACCGCGTCACCGGTCGTGTTGGTGAACTCCCCGAGGATGATCGTGTCCGTGTCGGTGAGCGTCGCCGCGCGCGGCCGATAGATCCATCCGGCGATCACCGCCACCACCACGGTCGCCGCAGCTGCGGCCGGCAGCCACCGGCGTTGCGCCGCCGGCCCCGCGACGGTCGACCGGGTCAGCCGCTCGAGATCGATGCGCAGGTCGGCCGCATGCTGATAACGAAGCTCGCGATCCTCGTCGAGACACTTCGCGATGATCGGCTCCAGCTCGGAATCGCCAAGGCTTCGCCGGCCGGCCGAAGAGGGTCGCGTGCCGCTGATCATCTCGTAGAGCACCATGCCGGCACTCCAGATGTCGGCACGGTGATCGACGACCTCGCCACCGGCCTGCTCCGGCGACATGTAAGCCGCGGTACCGACCACCACGCCCTGACGTGTGCCGACGACGGTGGTGGCGTCGACCGCGTGATGCGGCTGCGTTCGCATCTTCGCGACGCCGAAGTCGAGCACCTTCAGGTGATCGCGCGATCCGATGAACAGGTTGGCCGGTTTGATGTCACGGTGGATCACGCCGGCTCGATGCGCGGCGTCCAGCGCATCAGCGAGCTGCGTTCCGAGGCGCAGCACGGCGTCCCGCCGGAGTGGGCCCGCAGCCAAACGATCCTTCAGCGTCTGGCCTTCCAGGTACTCCATGGCGATGAACGACCGCCCGCCTTGTTCGCCGATGTCGTAGATGGTGCAGATATGTGGATGGTTCAGCGCCGACGCCGTCCGCGCTTCACGCTGGAATCGACCGAGCGCCTCCGCATCGGCCGCGAGACCTTCTGAAATGAACTTGAGCGCGACGGGACGATGCAGCCGCGTGTCTTCGGCTTTGTAGACAACCCCCATGCCGCCGACGCCGAGCTTCTCGACGATGCGGTAGTGAGAGAACGTCTGACCGATCAGCGGATCGCCGCCGCTGGACATCAAGCGGCGATTATATGCGCGGGACTCTCACTCCTGCCCAATGAGCTAATGTCCGTGGGGATAATCTGTAGAGATACTTCGGACAGATCCGGCCGGTTCACTGACTGCGCAGCACGCTCACCACGTCGGCGCGTGCGGCGCGTCGCATCGGTGCGTACGCGGCGAGCGCGGCAGCCGCGATCAACACGACAGCGGCGCCGCCGATCATCAACGGATCCATCGGCTGCACCTCGTACAACAGGCCGCGCAGGAAGCGCGCGCCGGCAACCGCGCCCGCGGCGCCGAGCAGTGCGCCGGAGCTGACAAGCCGACCCGCCTCAACCAGCACGAGTCGACGCACGTTCGCGCTGGTCGCACCCAGCACCAGCCGAACGGGGATCTCGCGATCCCGCTGCCGCACGTGCGTGGCCATCACGGAGTACAGACCCACGTCGCCGTACTCAAGCCGACGACGCGGCACGCCCGCCGGAGACTGACGCCGTGATCACGTTGGAGCAGGCCCACGGCGGCACGTTTCGCAGCGGGCCCCACCACCTTTCTTTTCCAGCACCGCTTTCAGCGCCTGAATGTCCAGCGCCTGCTCAGCGACCACGTGCTTCAATCGCCGGCTCTCGTCTTCGAGCTGCTTCACCCGCTGCCGCTCGCTCAGCTCCAGACCGCCGTGTTTCGCTTTCCACCGGTAGTACGTCTGCTCGGTGATCCCGTACGCGCGTGCCAGGTCGGGCGACGGTACAAGTCAGGATCCGGGCAGATGCCGCCGCAACGCGTCAGGCGTTGAACTTCCCCACATCGGCGCGGTACCGCCAGAGGTGGCTCTCGAAGCGGACGCCGTGCTTCCGAAGCACGTTGCGCACTTCGTCAGCCGCGCGGTTCATCTCGCCCTGGACCCGATAGGATTCCAGGTCGAAGTAGCAGCCGCCATAGCCTTCAGGGCATGGCCCGAATGCCGCCTGAACGATCGCAGAGCAATCGCCGGCCGGCCGGAGGCCGGTGTAGGCGGCCGATGCCGGATCCATGCCTGCCGCGCGCATCGCTTTCACGACTTCCGGCCAGACCCGCGCCCGCATGAGATGGTCCTTGGCGGCTGGGCTCAACTGGCCACGCACTGCCGTGATGGGCTTCGCCGGCACGCCGGCGACGATCGTGCGGGCCGGCACACGGCCCGTGATCAGGGAGTTGGCCAGGGCCTGCGAGCCGTCTTCCATCACGGTGCCGGGCGTGACGAGGCAGCCACCCGTGACCCAGACGTGGCGGCCGATCGTCACCGGTGCGAAGCTCGCCGTGTAGCCGTCCAGCACGTTCTGCCAATGGCTGTGCGTGTAGATCGAAACGCGAGGGCTGAGGCAACTGACGTCGCCGATCGTCACCGCGTGCGACGTGTTGATCAGACAATCGCTCGACACGAGACACGAATGCCCCACCGTCAGCGACGCCTCGGCGTTGAACGCGCCGCCCTGGCCGATCAGCACGCGGTTGACGAGAAACAGCATGTCGCCGAACCGGAGATGCCGGCACATGATGTCGTTGTCGTGGCCGAACAGACCGCCGACACCGACCACGAGCGACTCGGCCTGAATCACGGTGCGCGCGCCGAACCTACAGCCGCGCCCGACCTGGATGGAGGCGGCATAGATCGCCGCTCCCGGCTCGAACACCACATCGTCATCGACGAGCGCGCCGAACTGGCGATAGAGGCGGACCTTGAGATCGCTCGCCAAGTCCGCGAACCCACTGCCCGGCTTGCGGATGTCGGCGAGGAATGCCGGATCGAGTATTCCGGTGGCGGCCGGAGTCGCGGCTATCGAGGCAGCAGCGGCGACCGGCGGCCGAACGGCGGGCTCGGCGTCTCGTGGCGGCGCCTCCACTCGCGCTACCCCCTCGATTCGCGTTGACGGGTCCACGCGCGCCGGCGCCTCCACTCGTGTCGGCGCTTCCACTGGCGCCGCACCCTCGACTCGCGCCGACGCCCGCGGCAGCCCGGCGGACGGCGGACGGGCACCATCCGTCAACTGCCCGATTTCGGCGCCCACCGCCACGTCGTCACCTTCCGAGACCGCGAACCAGCAGTGCCCGTCAGCGGGAGACTCCACATCGAACGAGGCCTTCGTGGTCTCGATCACCGCGACGATGTCGCCGCGCGCGACGCGCTGACCAGGCTCGACGATGAGACGCGCCACGACGACGACGTCGTCGTTGACGCTGACGCGCGGGACGAGAATCGGCGTGACCGGATTCGACGATGGCATCGACGCGGGACTCGCGGCTCAGCGCCAGTAGCTGCGCAGCAGGGAGAATGGCTCGGCGGCGGGCATCATCATGCACTGCCCCCAGTAGTGCGCCCGCAGCCGCAAGTGCTCGAGCGACCGCGGATGGGGTGGATCGGGCGTCTGGCTGACGTAGCAGCGCATCGCCTCGATCTTCGTATCGAGGTAGTCGCTGATGTCGACGAAGTGGTTCGGTGAGAAGTTGTACGGCACGCCCCACTCGGTCTCGCTCGGCGTTTCGTACGCGAAGATCTGACGGATCGATCGAACCTTGCAGCGGGCGCCGACGAGCGCCGCATCCTGCGCGAGCCGATGATCGCGGTTGATGTCGCCGCGCCAGGGCACGTAGAGCACCGCCGGCTTCAACTCCTGCACGGCGCGCTCGATGGGCGCCGCGACGTCGACGAGCGACAGTTTGTCGAGCCCTTGGTCCGGCAACCCGACGAGCGTCCACGACGACAAGCCGAGCACTTCCGCCGAGGCGCGGCCTTCTCGCGACAGGAAATCGTCCGTCGCATCGGGATACCGCAGGCTCATCGCCTCACACAGCACGAGCGCGTGCACCTCGTCGCCCGCGGCGACATGCCGGGCGAGCGTACCGCCCAGGCCGAGCACCTCGTCATCGGGATGCGCGGCGACAACGAGCACGGGTCCAGCGGGCATGGTCATACGGTCGATGATCCTCCAGGCGCCGGCCCGATGCAAAAGCCGAACCCGGCGCAGCGCTGCTCGACGCGCCTGCAGATTTGACAGGCGGAGGCGTCGCTCTGGTGCAGTTGCCGGATTTCGGCCGCGAGAGTCGCCCTCCACGCCGACTCGCACCGGGGCCGCGCTGCGGCGATTCGCTGAGCCGGTGGTACACCGCTTGCCGATTCGGAAGACCAGGATGCCGTCACGTTTTTGTGTCGCGGCCGCGCGCGGCCTGATGGCCGCCGGAATCGTCGTGTCCTTGGCAGCGACGGCAGCGGCGACGCCGCTGACGCTCACCAATGCCGGGTTCGAGACCGACGAGCCGACGGCCGGGATGACCTTCAACGGGTTGCCGTCCACGACCGGACAGTGGGAGGGCGACGATTCCAGGCGCGTGACTGCGGAGCAGGGGATCGCGCCGTTCGAAGGCGAGGCGATGCTGCGCTTCCTCTCGAGCGCCAATCCCGCAGCCGGCTGGGGATGGGCGTCAGACGTCTGGCAACTCATCGACGCGGCGCCGGCGCAATCGGTCATTCAGGCCGGCGAGGCACTGGTCACGTTCTCCGCTCACTTCAATCGGATCGGCGGCAACACCGAGCCGCTGTTCTTCATCACGCTGCGCGCCTTCGGAGGCCTGCCAGCGGACTTCCCTCTCGCCGCCGAGTCGCCGCTCGCGACCGCGAACGCCTTCCTCACCTCGGACGACGACCCGAACACGTGGGAGCCGCTGAGCGTCACGCTGCTGCTCCCGCCGGGGACGACATTCATCGGCGTGCGTCTTGCCGCGAAGGAGACGATCGACGACACGCCCGTGCCGTTCGAGTTCCTGGGACACTACGCGGATGGGACCTCGCTCACGCTGACGCCGGTGCCGGAACCGGCGACCGCACTTCTCGTGCTCTCGGGCGCGGCAGGGCTCATCGCGCGACGCCGCCGCAGCCGTTCCGGGCAATTCTGAACGTCCGAGAATTCGGCGTCTCAGCGACATTCCTGTAATTTCGACACCCCCCTCTGACGTAACATCGTCGTCTCACACTGGGCGTTCGTCTTCCCCGCAGGGGAAACCCAATTCCTGATTTTGGCAGCTTTCTTGAGTTGCCGGTCCGGGCTGGGAAGATCCTCGGCCCGCGGTGTGTCACGACCGCGCAAGTACGAGCAAGAAAGTGGGAAGAAGAATGTCGAATTCCGATCGGAGCTGGTTCGCACACCGTTGCGCGAGAAGAGTGGGTTTCTGGGTGGCGGTGCTGTGCCTCGCGACGGCCGGGCCTGCTGCCGCCGCCAACTGGTACGTCGGCCCGCACGGGCGGGCCACCAATCCCGGAACCATGCTGGAGCCGCTGGATTTCGCCACCGCGGTCTCGGCTCAAAGCCCCGCGCGTGCTGGCGACACCGTCTGGCTGCTCGGCGGAACCTACGTCGGCACCTACATCGCGCGCGTGTCCGGCGCGCCGGCTGCGCCGATCACGTTCAGGCAGTATCCAGGACAACGCGCGACGCTCGACGGCGCGGGCTCGCCGCAGACCGTGCTGGAGATCTTCGGCAATTGGCTCGTGTTCTGGGGCTTCGAGATCACGAACTCGCACCCGGCGCGGCTGTCGAACGAGACGGGCCCGTGGCCGACCGATCTGACGCGCGGCCACGGCATCTTCGCCTGGGGCACCAATCTGAAGCTGGTCAACCTCGTCGTCCACGATCTGCAAAGCGGGCTCGGCCTGTGGACGGAGTCGGTCGGCAGCGAGGTCTACGGCAGCCTCTTCTACCACAACGGCTGGCAGGCGCCAGACGGTTCGCACGGGCACGGAATCTACACGCAGAACAAGACCGGGACGCGTCTCATCCGAGACAACATCACGTTCAATCAATTCAGCCACGGCATCCACGCGTACGGATCGAGCTCCGCCTTCTTGAACGACATCGTGCTCGAGGGCAACGTCGCGTTCAACAACGGCATCCTCGGGTCGAGCGGATTCGAACGGGATCTGCTCGTCGGCGGCGGCGTGGTCGCGCAGCGACCGGTGCTGAAGGAGAACTACACCTACGGCGGCGCCCAGAGCAATCTCGGCTATGCCGCCGGATGCGCGAGTGGCTCGGTCGTCGACAACTACCTCGTCGGCAGCACGCCCCTCATGCTCAAGTCGTGCGCGCCCGCGATGACGGGCAACCTGCTCTACAACCTGCAGGCCGCGCAGTGGGGATGGAGCGCGAGCGGATTCCAGCCGCAGAGCTACCCGCAGAACACGTTCCTGGCGCAGCGCCCCACGACCAACTTCGTCCGCGTGCGGCCGAACGCCTACGAGCCGGGCCGAGGACACGTCATCGTCTACAACTGGCAGCGGCTGGCGGAAGTCGCGGTCGATCTCGCGTCGCTGGGCCTCGAGCCCGGTGAGACGTTCGAAGTGCGCGACGCGCAGGACTTCTTCGGCCCGCCGGTCGCGGTGGGCACGTACGACGGGTCGCCCGTCCGGATCCCCATGGTGGGATTGCTGTTCGCCGCCCCGGTGGGCAACGTGCCGGTGACGCCGAGCCACACGAGCAGCGACTTCGGCGCGTTCGTGGTCGTCGGCACGACCGCCGGGAGCGTTGGCGCGCCATTGCCGGCGGCGTCGGCCCCGGCGATCTCGCCAGCGGGCGGGACGTTCACCGGCCCGGTCTCGGTCACGATGAGCGCGAGCGCGGGCGCGTCGATTCGCTACACCACCGATGGATCCGCGCCGACCTCGACGTCTTCTCTCTACGCGGGACCGTTCACGATCGCCGCGACCACGACCGTGCGCGCCCGCGCGTTCGCCGCGGGCATGACGGAGAGCCCGGTGACCGCTGCCGAGTTCTCGATCTCGACGCCAACGGTGGCGGCGCCGGTCATCACGCCGCCCGGTGGAACATTCAGCGCGCCGGTCAGCGTTGCGATCAGCTCCGCGACGTCCGGAGCCGCCATCCGGTACACGACGAACGGCGGCACTCCGACCGCCGACTCACCTCTCTACACCGCACCGTTCTCGGTGGCCAGCACCGCGACGATCCGCGCACAGGCGTTCGCGGCTGGCTCGACGCCGAGCTCGGTCACGAGCGTCACGATCACGATCTCCGTTCCGCAGGCGTCGCAGGCCGACAAGACGCGGCCGACGTTGACCACCCCGACCGTCGACGTGACCTCGACGAGCGCCACCGTGTCGTGGACGACCGACGAGGCGGCCGATTCGATGGTCAGGTTCATCGGGCTCTGCCCGAACGCCACCGGCGGATACGCGATCTGTGACACGCCCGTCGACGCCACGATGAGCACGCAGCACGCGGTGACGATTCAGGGCCTGCTGCCCAGCCGAACCTACACGTACCAGGCGTTCTCGAAGGACGCGGCCGGCAATGCCAACTGGACGCCGTACCTGTCGTTCCGGACGTCCGCGGCGGAGGCTCCGCCGGCCACGCCCACCGCGGCGACGCCGTCGATCACTCCGGGCGGCGGGACGTTCTCGGCGCCCGTCACGGTGAGCATCACGACCGCCACACCGGGAGCCGCCGTGCGGTACACGACCGATGGATCGGTGCCGACGACGAGCTCCGCGCTCTACGGCGGGCCGTTCGCGGTCTCCACGAGCACGACCATCAAGGCACGGACCTTCGCGGGCGGCTACCTGGACAGCGGAACCACCACGGCGCCGTTCGTGATCGCCAGCGCGCCGCCGCCGGCCGGCGGCTCGTCGGGATCGGGCGGCGCACCCGACAAGAGCAGCCCCGCCATCTCCAACGTGCAAATCGCCGACGTGACGACGCAGTCCGTGATCGTCACCTGGACGACGAATGAACCGTCGAATTCGATGATCCGGTTCATCGGGCTCTGTCCCGGCGCGACCGGCGGCTGGGCCGTGTGCGACTTGCCCGCCATTCCGGCGCTCGTGACGACGCACGTGGTCAGCGTCGCGAGCCTGATGCCGGATCGCGTGTACACCTATCAGTTGTATTCGAAGGATGCTGCCGGGAACGGGACCTGGTCGCAGTATCAGACGTTCAGGACGCCGCGGTAGGAAGGCGCCGCACGACGAAGACGCCGAAGACGGGCCCGGTGTGCCGGGGCCGGCGAGAAGCGACGCCCGCCGGCATCGCCGGCTCACGGCCGCTCATCGGCAGCATGACGGCCTGGCCCGTCCAGCGCGCGGCGAGCACGGGGGGCGCGAAGTAGTTCTGGACGTCGACGATCTCGAACGCATCCTGGTCGCGGAGAAACGCGCCGAGATCGACGGCGACGGTCGGACGCGCGTCCCAGTTGAAGACGACGAGCGACGCCCGATCGGGATCGAATCGATTGAGGCGCAGCCTCGTCACGAGGCCTTCACTCGGCGCCGTCTGGCGGTAGACGTTGTGGGGGCGGAGGAGCTCCCATTCGCCCATCGCGCCGATGAACGTGTTGCCCGTCATCTCCGGCTCACACTTGACGAGCATCAGCGGCGTCGGCGCGACGAAGTAGTTGTCGCGCACCACGCCGTCCTCGCACCCGGCCGCGTAGCCGAGGTTGTTCTGCGCGCCGAACGTCACGTTCTCCTCGAGCAGGGGCGCCACGGCGCGCCGGCCGCCGCCGAGCAGGATGTCCCGCTCGCCCCCGCTGGCCGCGATGGCGCCGTTGCCGAACACCACGTTGCCTCTGAGCTCGATGTGATCCAGCGAGGCCGCCGACGAGCCGTACGCGTGGATGCCGTGGCTGAACTGCCAGAACACGATGTTGTCGGCAATCTCTCGCACGCCCACGCGATTCTGCGTGTAGATGCCGTGCCCGTGCGCGCGGTCCGGCCCTTCCCACCCGTTGAAGAAGATCACGTTGCCGTACACGATGGTGTCGGACGCTTCCTCCCAGACGCCGAATCCGTCGCCCATGTCGTGCACGACCAGGTTGACGAACGCGTTGTTGGGTCCTTTGGCGAACACGCCGGCGCCGCGCCGGAGGTCTTCGGGCCACGGGCCCGCCTCGGCGACGTGACGGCGCCGATCCGAGTTCGTGATCTCGAAGTCCCGGAACGTCGTCCATCGGCCCAGCACCGTCAGCGCGGGCTTCGGCGACGGCTCGCTGTCGATGATCGCGCGCTCGCCCGGAAGCTGGCGGATGACGATCGGCGCCTCCGCCGTGCCCTGCAGCGTGCTCTCGAACGTGCCGCGGTACACGCCGCCGCGAAGCCAGACGGTGTCGCCTGGCCGCACCGGCCCTTCGTCGGACAGCGCGTCGCTCAGACGCAGCGGATCGTCAGAGGTGCCCGCAGCGTGCGGCCGGCCCGCTGGTGCAGCATAGAGCTGCCGATGACCGGCCGGCGTCCGCGCGGATCGCGGCGGCGCCGGGATCTCGAGGAGCGCGAACGCGCACACGAGCAGTCCGATGAGGGGTAATCGCGACGACAAACCCATCGCTTGACCGACGTCAGTTCGCGGTACGACCGGGCTGGGCAGATGAAGCAGGCAGGACGACGAGCGGCAAGAATTCCGGAGCCGTGGACTGCGGCACGGTCGGCACGGCCCCGATCGGCGCGGCTGGTGGTCGCGCCGTGGCCGGCACGCTGACCGGACGGCCCGCCGCATAGGTCCCCTTCAAGAGCGGCGCCCCGAAGAAGTCCTGCGCGTCGCGCAGCTCGAACGGTTCCCCGTCCCGCAGACCGCTGGCCGAGAGATCCACGTCGACCGAGGGTTGGCGATCCCAGTTCAGAACCGCCACGTGCGCCCGGCCCCGCACGTACTGGTTCGGCCGGACGCGCACGACCACGCCACGGGGCCGGCCGCGCTCGAACGTGTTCTGCGGGTGCGCGGTTGCGAACATCGGTTCCGAAACGAGAAACGTGTTGCCTCGAAGCTCCGGATCGCACTTGGCGAGCTGAAACGGCGTGGCGAAGTAGTTGTTTGTGATCGAGCCGCTCGTGCAGCCCGCGCCCATCCCGACGAGGCTGGGCGCGCGGCCATACATGACGTTGTCGGTCAGGATCGGGTTCTCGACGATCGACCCGCCGCCAATCAGCAGGTCGCGCTCCGCACCGCCGCGGCTGAGGGCGCCGTTGTTGAAGAAGATGTTGCCCTCGAGCGTCATGTTGTTGGTGGGATCGGTCGTGGAGGAGTACGCGATCACCCCGTGACTGAACTGATTGAAGATGAGGTTGTCCGCCAGCCGCCGGCGTCCCACGCGATTGTGGGTGTCGATCCCGTGCCCGTTGGCCGCCCCGTTCGGTCCTTCCCACCCGTTGGCATAGATGAGCGACCCGTACACCTCGGTGTCGATCGACTCCGACCCCACCTCGAACCCGCGGGTCATGTCGTGGACGATGAGGTCGATGAATCGAAGGTGGGATCCCTTCGTCGTGACGCCGGCGCCCCTGCTGAGGTCGCCCGGCCAGGCCACGGCCTCCTTGCTGCTCCGCCGCGGATCCGAGTTCGTGATCTCGAGGTCCCAGAACCAGATCCAGTCGCCGATCACGTGCAGCGCCGACTTGCCCGACGGTGCGCTGTCGATCGTGGCGCGCTCGCCCGGCGTGGCTCGGACCATGATGGGCGCGCCT
This window harbors:
- a CDS encoding protein kinase gives rise to the protein MSSGGDPLIGQTFSHYRIVEKLGVGGMGVVYKAEDTRLHRPVALKFISEGLAADAEALGRFQREARTASALNHPHICTIYDIGEQGGRSFIAMEYLEGQTLKDRLAAGPLRRDAVLRLGTQLADALDAAHRAGVIHRDIKPANLFIGSRDHLKVLDFGVAKMRTQPHHAVDATTVVGTRQGVVVGTAAYMSPEQAGGEVVDHRADIWSAGMVLYEMISGTRPSSAGRRSLGDSELEPIIAKCLDEDRELRYQHAADLRIDLERLTRSTVAGPAAQRRWLPAAAAATVVVAVIAGWIYRPRAATLTDTDTIILGEFTNTTGDAVFDETLRQGLAVQLQQSPFLRLISTERVRRTLLLMNQSADARLTPQLALGVCVRTASAAVLEGSIAMLGSQYVLGLRATSCTSGDILANEQAQAAKKEDVLGTLSVIATQFRTRVGESLATIEEHSMPLEEATTTSLDALKAYSAGMAVNGSRRIPLLQRAIELDPEFAMAHAHLGFRFSAVGESALARQSLLRAYELRHRASNVERYYIDTLYHRDVTGNMERELQTLEAWAQDYPRDDNATNLPAGLALSSTGQHERAIAQTDKTIALDPDSPNAYSSRARNQLLANRPDDALLTVQRATERNIDNSELVLIPYLVAFLKGDADAITRTGTEAKKNSDLQDFMPHLEALALARSGRLQDARRISAVPVEIAQQSGRRERAGMFEAARAVWEAFYGNATAARQGAGRALALGKFRDVDYAAAFALALSGDVPQSRALAENLARKFPEDTSVQFMYLPVLRALSSLSNGDSAAAIQALQISSRYDLALGRLGFVGRFGGLYPIYVRGLAYLAARQPADAAAEFQRIIDHPYITLVDPMTALARLQLARALAQSGDTVKAKSAYNDLLTLWKNADADLALLRDARAELARLP
- a CDS encoding FtsX-like permease family protein, which gives rise to MMATHVRQRDREIPVRLVLGATSANVRRLVLVEAGRLVSSGALLGAAGAVAGARFLRGLLYEVQPMDPLMIGGAAVVLIAAAALAAYAPMRRAARADVVSVLRSQ
- a CDS encoding transposase → MARAYGITEQTYYRWKAKHGGLELSERQRVKQLEDESRRLKHVVAEQALDIQALKAVLEKKGGGARCETCRRGPAPT
- a CDS encoding PIG-L family deacetylase, producing the protein MTMPAGPVLVVAAHPDDEVLGLGGTLARHVAAGDEVHALVLCEAMSLRYPDATDDFLSREGRASAEVLGLSSWTLVGLPDQGLDKLSLVDVAAPIERAVQELKPAVLYVPWRGDINRDHRLAQDAALVGARCKVRSIRQIFAYETPSETEWGVPYNFSPNHFVDISDYLDTKIEAMRCYVSQTPDPPHPRSLEHLRLRAHYWGQCMMMPAAEPFSLLRSYWR
- a CDS encoding PEP-CTERM sorting domain-containing protein, with the translated sequence MPSRFCVAAARGLMAAGIVVSLAATAAATPLTLTNAGFETDEPTAGMTFNGLPSTTGQWEGDDSRRVTAEQGIAPFEGEAMLRFLSSANPAAGWGWASDVWQLIDAAPAQSVIQAGEALVTFSAHFNRIGGNTEPLFFITLRAFGGLPADFPLAAESPLATANAFLTSDDDPNTWEPLSVTLLLPPGTTFIGVRLAAKETIDDTPVPFEFLGHYADGTSLTLTPVPEPATALLVLSGAAGLIARRRRSRSGQF
- a CDS encoding chitobiase/beta-hexosaminidase C-terminal domain-containing protein, producing the protein MAVLCLATAGPAAAANWYVGPHGRATNPGTMLEPLDFATAVSAQSPARAGDTVWLLGGTYVGTYIARVSGAPAAPITFRQYPGQRATLDGAGSPQTVLEIFGNWLVFWGFEITNSHPARLSNETGPWPTDLTRGHGIFAWGTNLKLVNLVVHDLQSGLGLWTESVGSEVYGSLFYHNGWQAPDGSHGHGIYTQNKTGTRLIRDNITFNQFSHGIHAYGSSSAFLNDIVLEGNVAFNNGILGSSGFERDLLVGGGVVAQRPVLKENYTYGGAQSNLGYAAGCASGSVVDNYLVGSTPLMLKSCAPAMTGNLLYNLQAAQWGWSASGFQPQSYPQNTFLAQRPTTNFVRVRPNAYEPGRGHVIVYNWQRLAEVAVDLASLGLEPGETFEVRDAQDFFGPPVAVGTYDGSPVRIPMVGLLFAAPVGNVPVTPSHTSSDFGAFVVVGTTAGSVGAPLPAASAPAISPAGGTFTGPVSVTMSASAGASIRYTTDGSAPTSTSSLYAGPFTIAATTTVRARAFAAGMTESPVTAAEFSISTPTVAAPVITPPGGTFSAPVSVAISSATSGAAIRYTTNGGTPTADSPLYTAPFSVASTATIRAQAFAAGSTPSSVTSVTITISVPQASQADKTRPTLTTPTVDVTSTSATVSWTTDEAADSMVRFIGLCPNATGGYAICDTPVDATMSTQHAVTIQGLLPSRTYTYQAFSKDAAGNANWTPYLSFRTSAAEAPPATPTAATPSITPGGGTFSAPVTVSITTATPGAAVRYTTDGSVPTTSSALYGGPFAVSTSTTIKARTFAGGYLDSGTTTAPFVIASAPPPAGGSSGSGGAPDKSSPAISNVQIADVTTQSVIVTWTTNEPSNSMIRFIGLCPGATGGWAVCDLPAIPALVTTHVVSVASLMPDRVYTYQLYSKDAAGNGTWSQYQTFRTPR
- a CDS encoding right-handed parallel beta-helix repeat-containing protein codes for the protein MGLSSRLPLIGLLVCAFALLEIPAPPRSARTPAGHRQLYAAPAGRPHAAGTSDDPLRLSDALSDEGPVRPGDTVWLRGGVYRGTFESTLQGTAEAPIVIRQLPGERAIIDSEPSPKPALTVLGRWTTFRDFEITNSDRRRHVAEAGPWPEDLRRGAGVFAKGPNNAFVNLVVHDMGDGFGVWEEASDTIVYGNVIFFNGWEGPDRAHGHGIYTQNRVGVREIADNIVFWQFSHGIHAYGSSAASLDHIELRGNVVFGNGAIAASGGERDILLGGGRRAVAPLLEENVTFGAQNNLGYAAGCEDGVVRDNYFVAPTPLMLVKCEPEMTGNTFIGAMGEWELLRPHNVYRQTAPSEGLVTRLRLNRFDPDRASLVVFNWDARPTVAVDLGAFLRDQDAFEIVDVQNYFAPPVLAARWTGQAVMLPMSGREPAMPAGVASRRPRHTGPVFGVFVVRRLPTAAS